One window of Phoenix dactylifera cultivar Barhee BC4 chromosome 5, palm_55x_up_171113_PBpolish2nd_filt_p, whole genome shotgun sequence genomic DNA carries:
- the LOC103711653 gene encoding aquaporin TIP2-3: MVKLAFGSIGDSLSVGSLKAYLAEFIATLLFVFAGVGSAIAYGKLTADAALDPAGLVAIAVAHAFGLFVGVSMAANISGGHLNPAVTFGLAVGGHITILTGIFYWVAQLLGSTVACLLLKFVTGGEAIPTHGVAAGMNEVEGAVMEVVITFGLVYTVYATAADPKKGSLGTVAPIAIGFIVGANILAAGPFSGGSMNPARSFGPAVAAGNFAGNWVYWVGPLIGGGLAGLIYGDIFIASYEPVPAQEYP; the protein is encoded by the exons ATGGTGAAGCTCGCCTTCGGCAGCATAGGTGACTCACTTAGTGTGGGGTCACTGAAGGCCTACTTGGCTGAGTTCATCGCCACCCTCCTCTTCGTGTTCGCGGGCGTTGGCTCTGCAATCGCTTATG GGAAGCTGACGGCGGATGCGGCGCTGGACCCGGCAGGCCTGGTGGCGATCGCCGTAGCCCACGCCTTCGGTCTCTTTGTGGGCGTCTCGATGGCAGCCAACATCTCCGGCGGCCACCTTAACCCTGCTGTCACCTTCGGCCTTGCGGTCGGCGGCCACATCACCATCCTCACCGGCATCTTCTACTGGGTCGCCCagctcctcggctccaccgtcGCCTGCCTCCTCCTCAAGTTCGTCACCGGCGGCGAG GCGATTCCGACGCACGGGGTGGCGGCGGGGATGAACGAGGTGGAGGGGGCGGTGATGGAGGTGGTGATCACCTTCGGGCTGGTTTACACCGTCTACGCGACGGCGGCGGACCCCAAGAAGGGCTCGCTCGGGACGGTGGCCCCCATCGCCATCGGCTTTATCGTCGGGGCCAACATACTCGCGGCCGGCCCATTCAGTGGTGGCTCCATGAACCCGGCCCGCTCGTTCGGACCGGCGGTAGCTGCCGGGAATTTCGCCGGCAACTGGGTCTACTGGGTGGGCCCGCTCATCGGGGGTGGATTGGCTGGGCTCATCTATGGCGACATCTTTATTGCGTCCTATGAGCCGGTTCCGGCCCAGGAATACCCGTAG
- the LOC103711683 gene encoding probable aquaporin TIP5-1 — MTVRSQFKQSLSLPALRSYLAEFLSTFIFVFAAVGSTISARMLSPNVTSEASSLVATAVAQGFALFATVYIAAHPSGGHVNPAVTFGFAVAGHVSVPTAIFYWISQLVGSTLACLVLRVASAGQAIPTTGIATEMTGLGGAILESVTTFALVYTVYVASDQRGNRTSAGSAVGPLAVGMVAGACVLATGSLTGGSMNPARSFGPAVISGDFKNHGVYWVGPLIGAALAALVHQNLVYPSLSSASDSGHEEAVVV, encoded by the exons ATGACTGTCCGAAGTCAGTTCAAGcagtccctctctctccctgccCTCCGCTCATATCTCGCCGAGTTCCTTTCCACCTTTATCTTCGTCTTCGCCGCCGTCGGCTCCACCATCTCTGCCC GAATGCTATCTCCGAACGTGACATCGGAGGCGTCGTCCCTGGTTGCGACGGCAGTGGCGCAAGGCTTCGCGCTCTTCGCAACGGTGTATATCGCCGCCCACCCCTCCGGCGGCCACGTAAACCCCGCCGTCACCTTCGGCTTCGCCGTCGCCGGCCACGTCAGCGTCCCGACCGCCATCTTCTACTGGATCTCTCAGTTGGTGGGCTCCACCCTCGCCTGCCTCGTCCTCCGTGTCGCCTCCGCAGGCCAG GCGATTCCGACGACGGGGATAGCCACGGAGATGACAGGATTAGGAGGGGCAATTTTGGAAAGCGTGACGACGTTCGCCCTGGTGTACACCGTGTACGTGGCCTCCGACCAGAGGGGGAACAGGACGTCCGCCGGTTCGGCAGTGGGGCCCCTGGCGGTTGGAATGGTGGCGGGCGCGTGCGTCCTGGCGACCGGCTCGCTCACGGGCGGCTCCATGAATCCGGCCCGGTCCTTCGGACCGGCCGTCATCAGTGGGGACTTCAAGAACCACGGGGTCTACTGGGTGGGCCCTCTGATCGGTGCGGCCCTGGCCGCGCTGGTCCACCAGAATCTCGTGTACCCGTCTCTCTCTTCTGCTTCTGATTCCGGGCACGAAGAAGCCGTAGTGGTTTGA